GACAAACGTAACCCTTACAAGAGACTACAGAGCTGCGCTGAGCGTATCTAAAATGGAAACAAATCTCTTTTTCCAGGAGCTGCCCTTGTATTGTTCCGGAGGCCTGAGGTTTTTCTGGGACAATAAGTTCGACCATGCGATGGTGGCTTTCCTGGACTGCGTGCAGCAGTTTAAAGAGGAGGTGGAAAAAGGCGAAACTCGGTTTTGTTTGCCCTACAGGTGAGTGTTGCTGTAGAACATGTCAGATTAACACCTCGTGGGCTGTCCTGTGCAGCGCTAACCGACCTCTGGCCCAGCCCTGTCCCTCTGGAATCATCTGGTGGTCTTAAACTAATAGCAAATCCTgcgcattttaaattaaaatgtaaagctAGGTCCTCAGGGAAGACCTGGTGCTTGCtggatttcctttaaaaacaaagcattCTTACATATGATAATACGAACATCAGATTTAAATTTTAGTATTTGATGTCATCTTGAAATTAAATGCTTGCAGTGCTAATGCGCTAATAAAACTGTGTGTGTGATCCAGGATGGACGTGGAGAAGGGGAAGATTGAAGACACAGGTGGCAGTGGTGGCTCTTACTCTATTAAAACGCAATTTAACTCCGAGGAGCAATGGACAAAAGCACTAAAATTCATGTTAACTAACCTGAAGTGGGGTCTTGCCTGGGTCTCATCCCAATTCTATAACAAGTAACCATGTAAAGAACTTGTCCTGGCAGCTGTAGAACATCTGCATTTTGTTGGAGAAAGTAAAAAATCAAGATGTCTTTTAATATtaaccagtacaaaatgtttacaatACCAAAAATCCACAAGacactttatttaaaataccGTTACTACAAGTAGTGTATAGAAAAGCAATATGTAAAGTTATATCATTGAGCTgaacagaataataaaaaaaatcagctattgAACAGATGCTAAACTGGTACTTTTGGGGTTTATAGATGCGTATAAACTGCTGTTGAACTTAAAACACCAGTACTTCGGTTCTGTTACACCTTAAAACACAGGTTAGGAAAGCAAAACGTGACAAATGCGGAGAATAATGTGGAATAACTCACGGGAGTTCTGCTTGGTCATTAAAGACGGTTTGAAATAAAATCTTTCCTAAGTCACATCAGCACTTCTTTGTGCCCCTGAACTTGAGGAGGTTTGACACTGTTGAAAATCCTGTAGCTACAATGACATTAACTCTTTGTAACGCTTCCTGCAGCCTGTTCTTGCACTGAGCTGCACAGAGTGAATAATAAAAACACTATTCTACACAAAAATTGCTTTCATTCAGCATCCTGAAAGGATGAGCTTTTCTAATTAACACCTAACGTGAAATATCACAGAATGCCTGGTGTTCAAAACCGAAAGTAAACCCAAGTTGTGCAGGATCAGGGAAAAGGGACCGTTAGCAGCAGTATGACAGTTTGCTGCTGCCACACGAGCACCTGGCTGTTGAAGATAATTCTATTTAAGACGCAAAATTCTGTTCTCTGGAGCTCTTGTCCCGCGGTGCTGCCTCGGAGTGGTGCCGCCGAGGACGTGCGTCAGCACCGCGTAAGAGAATTCTAAGATACTTTGTGAAGTTATGCCAGTGACAGAGTTTAAATGCTCCACAACCTTCAAAATAAATGAAGATACTTCTTTACAGCACTTAATTTACAGATGTGCTTCTAAACCCAAGTCTAATGGGAGtaatcagaatcattttggttggaaaagacctttaagatcagagACCAACTGTTCCCCACCCTGGCACTAAATAGTTTCcgtgagaacctcatctatgtgtattttcaccccctccagggatggtgactccagcactgcactgggcagcctgttccaatgccccacagccctttgggggataaattgttccccagatccaacctcaacctcccctggtacaacttgaggccgtttcctcgctgaaccccccaggtccctctacCTGCTTCCAGTGCCCAGGGTGGAGTACAAACACACTCGTGCTGATGATTCCAACAGCCAAGAGCATTGAATCTTCCTTTACTGTCAAAAACTTGGATCTGCAGAAGTAAAAGCATCTTTCTGGTGTAAAACAGTGCTACTTTTACACTTCAAAACCACCTGTTTCTGGAATTGCTGCACAGCCTATGGACACACTGGCTCATTCAGTCCACATAAGGCATGATTAACTGATAGTGGTAAAGCTGGATTTTTATGATTAAGTTAAACACTTTCCTAACTCACCCGTAAAGCTAACGTAAAGTACGTTGCTTTGAACAGGTGAACAATAAAtaacacttaaaaaaccccaaattagaTTATGTTAaaacttgcttaaaaaaaaaaaaaaggcataattggAATTATGCagctatttcatatttttttcagggTTTTAATTTCAAATAGTTATTTTGAGGAATAGTGACATAAACCACTTACACCTGCAGCTTGTTTGGTGTCGGATTTTCGATGGCGACCTTCAACAGTGTGTCGTAGATGGTGTCTCTCATGAGGTAGGAGAAGTCCAGCAGCTGGATACACATGAAATGCAATGGTTGTGCAGGAAGCAAACAGCCGTTGTGGCCTGGCACAGAGATCAGATACGCGCTTCGAGTCATTAAACCGAATTAGAACGAAGCGTTAAGATATTTTAAGAGAGGGATGAAGATTCCGGGTCACAACTGCCCTTTGTTTCTCTATCTTGGAATAATTTAACTCATTCTGAAATTCAGGTTGTCTCTGGGCAAAGAAAACAGTTGATTCATTGGAGAGAGTGTGGCTTTACACCACAGTTTGGAGGTTTTAAACCCTTTAATCTTTTACTGAATGAGTCACGACTGGCTGCCCACCAACATACATCCGATTCTATTAAGGACAAAGTTCTCATCCAAAAACTCACACCCCGGACACTCAAAAGTTTCATTTGCCTTCACAGGATACAAAAATCTGTAATACATTTTGGTTCTGATCAGTAATAGCTCTCAtgccttaaaaaaaatcccttttccatTCTCTTCTACTAATTCTTACCTAAAACCTCCAGGAGCAATTCCACGTAAGCCAGAGGGGTCGACACGTTGATCTGGAAGCGCAGAGTTTTCAAAACCGCAAGCTCCGACTCCAGCAGTTCCTGCTTGGTGTACGAGTATTTTAGGGATTGCAGAAATTTCAAAGCTGTGTCACTGTTTACTAccttaagagggaaaaaaaaaagacaaattatcTTCCATGCAATGAAGCctgtactttttttccccctgggaACATTTCCTGAGAAATTGTTACTTGATGAGTGACAATCTGCCCTAAATGGAAAAAGCTTAGGTCTCCATTTCAATATACTTTGTGTTTCACTATCATTTGTGTCTTTCAAGGAGGAAATCTAGTATTTAACAGAGATTAACGTACTATGTAACATCCCATTGCTAAAAAACATTGTAAGAAAAGGTTTCACTGGCTTACATTGTAGTGTAAGGAAAGTTTGCTGGCGAGCTGAACGCACGACACGAGCCGCAGGACAAAGGTGTCGCGGATCTGATCCTGCAGAGAGCGGCAGGTGCTGCCATGTCCTTGGTCACGGCTTTTAACCTTCCCTCCAGAGGAGATTTGTTCTATTTGCTTCATCATAAACCTGCAAAACCCACAACGGCTCAGAAAACAGTTCTTTTCTGctatgaaaacaaagaaaagtgaTTCTGCATGTACTTGGAATATACAGGTAACTGTTAATTTGCATTAAATTATTAGAGGCAAAGCTctagacacacacaaaaatatgtcATACGTTGCTTGAATGAGTGGTATAGAGTGCATATAGTGGAGAGAAATGAGAAATGCACTGAACATCAGGGCATTTATTACCTTTCGAGCAACTCCACCGCTTGGTACCGCACTGATTGGTCCAAGTGCCATTTTTCAGACAAAAGGAATATaaattctggaggaaaaaaagtgcAACAGTCATGCACTCCAGTCACCTGAAGCTATTACACAGCTGTTAACAGCACAGGAAATAATTATGCAGCTGTTGACTGTCCCAGGAGTTAATTACACAGCTATTAACCATCTCAGGAATTAGTTACACAGCTGTTAATGACCCCAGGAGTCAGCTGTAGCTGATAAAAACAAAGTCTCACCCACTATCTGTGCCTCTTTGAAGCACCCGGCCTGATCAGACAGCTCGCTCAGGTACTGCTCGTTTTCCGTGGCCAAATGGATCAGCGTATCCTCAATGATCTCAGGAGCCACCTCACCAAAAATGGGGCCTGAGTCCCCACACCAGGACCCCGCCCGCACCGGGGACCCCATGGGGCAGCTCGGAGGCCTTAAGGACGATAATTAGTCCACTAAGGTCCACAGAGTTTTGTCCCCGCCGTTGGGAAAGACCCCGGGAGGCCTCAGAGGAACCGGAGCCCACGGAGCCCGCGACCCCTCAGCGCTGAGGCCGCTCCCGAGTGCGGCCCCGCCTCAGCGCCTTCCCGGTCACGGGACCGCGCTCCGCCAATCAGAGCGCGCCTCTTCCGCGGCCACACGCCGGGCTGCAGCCAATCACTCGACGCCCCTCTCTCCTGCGTCGCCCTCTCGCTTGGTCAGCCCTCCTCGCCGGATGTGACGTCGCCGCGCGGCGCggaagcggcggggccgggaggggaAGATGGCGGCGCCGCGGGAGTCGGGCGGGGAAGCGGCGTTCGCGCAGCGCATCGACCCCGCGCGGGAGCCGGGGCTGAGCCCCGAGCAGCGGCTCCTTATGGCGCAGGTGGAGCGCGCCCAGCGCCAGCGGGCCCTGCAGCGCCGGCTCCGCGGCCGCAACGTGCTGCTGGCGCTCGGCATCGGCGCGGTGGCCTTGGGCATCTGTATcctgcggggagcggggccgggccgggccgggccgggccggggcgggtgGGCCGCGCCCGTTGTTTTCCTTAACGGCTCCCGTAGACGGCTACACCTTCTACTCGGTGTCGCAGGAGCGGTTCctggacgagctggagcaggaggcGGAGGCGGCGCGGGCGCGGGCCCGGGCGCGGGCGGAGGGAGCGGCGAGTTGAGCCCGGAGGGACCGGACCCGGGAGCGAGTTACGGGCCTGGGGCACAGGGGAACGGCCCGGGCACGGGGCAGCAGCCCTTGCGGGACTCGGGGCCTGCGCAGGGCTCGGTGCGGcctggggggggtgtgggggtcccCCTGCGGGCAGGGCCCCCTCCCCGAAAGCAGCCGCTTTTCTGCGGGAGAGCAGCAAGGACTCGCTCCTGGGTGCCCATCACCTCCCCCAATAAACACCCTGTCTGGAGACAACATCAGCAGCTGTTGGTAAAGCAGCTGGTGGCCCAGCTCTGGATCTTCCTTCCCCACTCGGGTGTGCAGGGATCGGGCAATTCCCTACGTTGCTGTTCGTCATCTTGGTTTGCTCTTATCACGAGCTGATGGCACGGACCGTGTCCACAAgccttagggacacagtttagtgcaagcgttgggttaatggttggacttgatgaccttgagggtcttttccgaCCAAAACGATTCCAAGTTCCGCTGGACAAACACACACAGACCCTGTTGGTATTTAATTCATATTTATGAAAACGCTTTCCAGACACCAGTTCATAACAAAGTGCCCCTGCTGCCGTTCCTGTCACGCTATGGGGCGGAGGGGAGATTCATTGGAGTGAGATGAGGGTGGCAGCGAGCGGGGGAGCCCCAGGGCCCCCACATGTTctcctgggcagggctggaggTGGAGGGAGGGTGGCCGGAGGGGATGGATGATGACTGGGATGCAATGGGGGCTGGTTCTTCTCAGGGCAGGGCCCAGTTCTGCCTGCGCGGGTTCAGCTGGGATTGAATCCATAAAGGACGGCGGCCAAGGGCTGTGGGGTGGTTGGGGGCCGGCACTGGGGCTCCCACTCACCCCGTGCTGCAGGCACTTGGTTGAGGTAGTTCAGAGTCGCTCCTGGCCAGTTGGCTACTGGGGAGAGAAGCAGCAGTGagttggggagcactgggagcaccacggggccgCCAGCAGCAGGATCCgtgtcccctcctctccctgtccccccatgcttACCATCCGTGCGACGTCATCGGCGAACGTCACCCCCTTGCTCGGGCGCTGCTCTTGCGAGCCGGTGCTGCTGCCGCTCAGCGAGTTCCGCCGCATGATGCCTGCGGGGACAAACCGGCCctgagcggggacacggggctgtgacCCCCCTCCCAACCCCGGGAGGCAATGGGGGAGAGTTGGGGCGTCACCTGGGGGCTGCGCCAGCTCCAGGCGCTGGAGGCTGTTGCGGCGGGAGGGGTTGAAGCTGCCCTTGGAGAGGCGGCGCTGGCGGCTGGACAGCATGGCGGCCGGGGACACGATGGCCAGCGGCGGCTGCTTGCCCAGCCGCAGGTACAGCTCCTCGATCTCTTTCTTCTGCGCGCTCTGCAGCAACTGCACCTCGGCCAGGTgcctgcgggggacacggggggggtgaCAGCTGAGACAGAGCCCCTGGGGAGGGGACGTTGTCCTCCCAGCTGAGACGGGCTTCAGGGAGGGGACATTGTCCTCCCGGCCAAGCCAGGGGCTGTGGAGAGGGGGATGTGGTGCTCCTGGCCAAATCAGGGAGTCCAGGGAGGGGGCATTGTCTTCCCAACCAAATGAGGGTTGCTGGGGAGGGGACATTGTCTTCCTGGCCAAACCAGGGTGTCCAAGGAGGTGACATTGTCCTCGCAGACAAGCCAGGGGCTCCAGGGAGGGGAAATCATCCCTGATTTGGGGCAGGTGGGGAGAACTGTCCCCTTTTGGATCCCTGCACTGCTCCTCTGGCTGCTCCCCCACTTTTTtccatggggctgctcacttcTGGCGCAGATTCTGCAGCTCCTCCCAGATCTCCTCGTCCTCGCTCTCGCTGTCATCGCTGCTCGGGTAGGACAAGTTGCGGGAgagccagacctggctcagcACGGCCTGCGGCACGGTCTCCGCACCCTCGTCCTCCGCGGGGACATCCCGGTCACTCTCCGCCGGTGCCACCGTCGCCTCCTCGGCCTCGGggtcctgtgctgctgtctccagcGCCGAGTCCGAGTCACTGCTTGAGGTGTCCCCTGTATCCGGGGCCACAGGCGGGGGGGACCTGCTGGCTGCCGGCCCCACGCCGCGCTGCTCACCGTCACTGCTGCCATCGCTGCTGCCCGGCACCAGGGACGTCACCACCGGGTCTTTGGTTGGCGTCACCCGGAACCGGCCCAGGATCTGGGGCTTGGCTTCTGCCGGGGACAGGAGGGGCAGGGTGGGGTTCGGGGTGTGTGGGCTGGTGGGGACATTGCGGTGACACAACCGCAGCCTCGGCTTGTCCCCACCTCACCTTCGCTGATGGGCGAGAGCTGCGGCTTGGGCTCGCCGGAGGCTGGCGACTCTGAGATGATGAGGGGGTGGCCGGGCTGGGGGGAGCCAAGTGGCGCCTGTGGGCACCGAGCACCATCAGCCACCCCCGGGCCCCCCGATGGTTCCCCCAGGCCCTGGGACCCACCGCCCGCTCAGCCCTCCCTGCACCACAGGGCTCCCTGTCCCCACCCAGGGCAGTGACAACCCagccccccagcactgccccccacCTTGAGTGGCACCCCCCCATACTCACTGTGCCGCCCTCAGGGCTCCCTGGCGTGGACGCGCTCAGCGGTGGCAGGGGACTCCCCATGTCCTCTCTCCCCATGGGACTCGGCGAGGCTGGTGCCGGGGGAGGGAACGGCACTGCCCccccagcagtggggacagcagcgcCCACCGACTCCAGGGTCCCGCTGTGGGCTGGGGGGTGCTTGGCCATGCTGGCAGGGTTGGGGTAGGCGaagcgggggggacccaggacaaGGCTCTGTGGCCGTGGCAGCAGTGGGGAGTAGAGATGCCCCCCCGAGCTGGCGATGGAGGAGACGGCGGGCAGCAGCGTGTGGGCCACGCTCATCACTGCCAGCGAGAAGACGTTGGCCAGGGACAGGAGGGGAGCAGCGGGGGACCAGGGTGTGCTGGTCACGgcgggggggctcagggggctgctggggacaggggaggtggggaatggcagcggggacagcggcaggGCAGGTGGAACAGGCTCCCCCGGGGTGCTTGGGGGGGTCTGCGGGAACCCCGGCGACACCGGTAGCCAGGAGGGAGCTGTCGAGACGAGGGGCCAGGTCTGCAGGGAGCCTGCGAAGAGAGGAGGGTCAGGAGCGTCCCCCGACCTCCAcgagcccccaaacccctgtgGCAGCAAGGGACCGGCCGTGGCACGATGGCTACTGCAGGGAGATGGAGGTGCTGGGGCTGGTACCTGCAGGAGAGCCTGGCAGTGGCGGCTGCAGCTCGGGGGCTGCCGGGGGCTCCGTGGGGCTGGCGGGATCGTTCTCCAGTGGGGAGCTGCTCAGCGTCGGCAGGACGGGGGACGGGACTGAGAGGCTGGGACTGGTGCAGCCCAGGTCTGCGGCACAGGGTGACAGCTGAGGCAGGACgtgtcccccccagcaccccctgggcTCAGCCGGGGACATCACCCACCCtgcctggggctggggaggaCGGGAAGGGCTGCGGAGGGGCACAGACGTACCGCTGagcgaggatgaggaggagatggagcgcgagagctcctgcagctgcaggtcCACCTGCTGAGGGGGACGTGGCTGAGCCCAGCGCTGGGGCAGCGACCCCGGACGGGCTGAGCTGAACCTCCCCGGCCtccaccccagccccactgctgcagggacaggagctggtggctccGGCAGGCAGGGTGGCACCAGGACTGGGCACTCACGCAGCTGCCGGGGCCGCGCTCGGCCTCAGGGCTGTCGGGCAGCTCGGTGGCACCGTGCCCGTCCTTGCGGAGCAGGGTCTCCACGCGGTGGATGATGTCCCGGATGCGCTGGATGAAGCCGTCCCGCTCCGACTTGAGGATGAACTCGTTGTGGACCTGTGGGGGGCAGAGGGGCCGctcagcacccagcacagccaggcaAGACCCCCCCACCCTCACCCCCCACCCTGCGCTCACCATGACGGCCGCGATTTCCTCGGGGTTGTCCCCATCCAGGTCGAACTTGAAGGTCACCATCTTGTTGTTGTAGGTCTGCAGCTGGCACTCCACCACCCGGTCGTTCTTGTCGGAGATCTGTGGGTGACAGAGCTGGCTCAGCACAGGGACACACACCCACCCAgcaccccccggcacccccggcaCTCACATTGGTGACGCGCAGCCGGGACCGCGCTCGGCGCCGCAGCAGCTTCCCCGACGCCCGTTTGGGCGGCACCTTGTTGCTCTGCTCGCTGGCCGACAGCCCCTCGCAGCCGTCGCTCATGCCGGACGCCACGTCCGAGGCGTAGCTGCGGGAAGCATCAGCACAGCCGTTCCCAGCCCCTGTGCTCCCCGTTTGTCCCCCGGCCGGGTCCCCCCCGTCCTCACCTGTCCACCGGGGACGAGAAGCCGCTGGCGGGGTGGAGATGCTCGCCGGGCAGCTGGACCGCGATGCTCTGCGCGGAGAGGATGGTGTGAGCCGCTGCTGCGGCCGCTGGGAACCCCAACAGCC
Above is a window of Patagioenas fasciata isolate bPatFas1 chromosome 22, bPatFas1.hap1, whole genome shotgun sequence DNA encoding:
- the CNTD1 gene encoding cyclin N-terminal domain-containing protein 1 isoform X1, with amino-acid sequence MGSPVRAGSWCGDSGPIFGEVAPEIIEDTLIHLATENEQYLSELSDQAGCFKEAQIVEFIFLLSEKWHLDQSVRYQAVELLERFMMKQIEQISSGGKVKSRDQGHGSTCRSLQDQIRDTFVLRLVSCVQLASKLSLHYNVVNSDTALKFLQSLKYSYTKQELLESELAVLKTLRFQINVSTPLAYVELLLEVLGHNGCLLPAQPLHFMCIQLLDFSYLMRDTIYDTLLKVAIENPTPNKLQVSKFLTVKEDSMLLAVGIISTSVFVLHPGHWKQVVEHLNSVTGITSQSILEFSYAVLTHVLGGTTPRQHRGTRAPENRILRLK
- the CNTD1 gene encoding cyclin N-terminal domain-containing protein 1 isoform X3, translating into MGSPVRAGSWCGDSGPIFGEVAPEIIEDTLIHLATENEQYLSELSDQAGCFKEAQIVEFIFLLSEKWHLDQSVRYQAVELLERFMMKQIEQISSGGKVKSRDQGHGSTCRSLQDQIRDTFVLRLVSCVQLASKLSLHYNVVNSDTALKFLQSLKYSYTKQELLESELAVLKTLRFQINVSTPLAYVELLLEVLAAGLLLPHERHHLRHTVEGRHRKSDTKQAAGIQVFDSKGRFNALGCWNHQHECVCTPPWALEAGCGAFKLCHWHNFTKYLRILLRGADARPRRHHSEAAPRDKSSREQNFAS
- the CNTD1 gene encoding cyclin N-terminal domain-containing protein 1 isoform X2, which gives rise to MGSPVRAGSWCGDSGPIFGEVAPEIIEDTLIHLATENEQYLSELSDQAGCFKEAQIVEFIFLLSEKWHLDQSVRYQAVELLERFMMKQIEQISSGGKVKSRDQGHGSTCRSLQDQIRDTFVLRLVSCVQLASKLSLHYNVVNSDTALKFLQSLKYSYTKQELLESELAVLKTLRFQINVSTPLAYVELLLEVLAAGLLLPHERHHLRHTVEGRHRKSDTKQAAGIQVFDSKGRFNALGCWNHQHECVCTPPWALEAGRGTWGVQRGNGLKLYQGRLRLDLGNNLSPKGLWGIGTGCPVQCWSHHPWRG
- the COA3 gene encoding LOW QUALITY PROTEIN: cytochrome c oxidase assembly factor 3 homolog, mitochondrial (The sequence of the model RefSeq protein was modified relative to this genomic sequence to represent the inferred CDS: substituted 1 base at 1 genomic stop codon) produces the protein MXRRRAARKRRGREGKMAAPRESGGEAAFAQRIDPAREPGLSPEQRLLMAQVERAQRQRALQRRLRGRNVLLALGIGAVALGIYGYTFYSVSQERFLDELEQEAEAARARARARAEGAAS